From the Mycobacterium sp. DL592 genome, the window GACGTCCAGTTCAGGGTCGGCGCCGAGCAGGTCGATCAGACCACGGCGGACGACTTCGTGGTCGTCGACGAGAAACACCTTGACCATGGTGTGCCTTCCGGGTCGGCGCAGGGCGCGGCACGGATTCCGCACCCCTTACGGCAACGATATCCGCAGATAGGCCCGGATTGTCACAACAAGCGTTGCCGGTCGGCGACCAGTACTGAGCAATCGGTGTTGTGCAGGGCCGCCGAGCCCGTCGGTCCCAGCAGTTCCTCGATGCTCTCGGCGTTGCGGGCACCGACCACCACGAGCTGGATGTCGGGCCCGTGCTTGGCCAGGTAGTTCAGCACGCTGCCGTGCACGGCGACCGGTTTGACGTCCAGGTCGGGGTAGCGGTGCTTCCACCGGGTGATCCGCCGGTCCAGCTGGGCGCGCACCATCCGGTTGCCGTCGGCCACCGCGTGGGTGTCGTGGACATCGGTGTAGCGCGACTGCCACGAGCCGAGCACCCGCAACGAGGCGCCGCGCAGCCGTGCCTCTTCGACACCGCACGCCAGCACCGCCGCGCTGTCCGGTGTTTCGTCGAGGTCGACGACGATCCAGCCCGGTTTCGGTGGTGCGGCGCGGTCCGAGCCGCGGACGATGGCCACCGGGCAGTGCGCGGAGCTGACCAGGGAGACCGCGGTCGAACCGATCCGGTTGTGGTCGAAGTGTTTGATCCCGACCGCGCCCACGCAGATCATCGCCGCGGTCCGCGAGGCTTCGACCAGGGTGGCCGTCGGCTTGCCGCGCAGGATTTCGACCTCGATCTTGACCGGCCGCTCGGTCGCCTCGACGGCGTTGGCCGCGTGCTGGGTGGCTGATTCGGCGCCGGCAAGCAGCCGGGCGTCCTCGTCGGGGTCGGCATCGTGTGGGCTGATCGCAGCGATCAGGCGCAGCGGGATGTCACGGCTGAGTGCCTCGTCGACGGCCCACAGTGCGGCCCGCAGCGCTCCTCGCGATCCGTCGACGCCGACGACGACCGACGGGGCTGTGCTGGATTCGGGCATTTCTTGGGACTCCCCCCAGGGGTGGCACTTCTATTGTGCCGACGTTATCGCTGCCGCGTGGCCGCTCTGAGAGCAGAAAGTCCTCGGATTTCGCCTCGAACGTAACCTCACCCGCCGATCAGCCGCTGACCAGTTCGATGTCGACGGGGTGGTCGCTCTGCTCGAACAGCCGCTCGGTGTCCTCCCGGGTGCACGGCGCGGTACCGGGAGTGAGCAGGCTCGCGGCCCCGGCCGCGATGCCGAGCCGGATCGACTTGGTCAGCGGCCAGCCCCGGGTAAGCCCGACGGCCACGCCGGCCACCATCGCGTCACCGGCGCCGACACCGCTGCCCGCGGGCACCTCTACCGGGGCGAATCGTTGCCCGCCGTGGCGGGTCGCGAGCAGCGCGCCCTGGTCGCCGCGGGACACCAGCACATACTCGGCGCAACCCTGCTCGATCAGCCCGCGGGCCGCTGCCAGCTGGTCGGCCTCGTTGGCCAGTGGCGCCCCGACGCACTCCCGCAGCTCCCGCACGCTGGGCTTGAGCAGGAACACCCCGGATTTGACGTGGGTGAGCCCGCCGGAGGTGTCCAGGATGAACACCGCCCCGATGTCGGCGCACACATTGGCCACCTGTTGGTAGAAGTCGGGCGGCACCCCGGGTGGCAGGCTGCCGCTGGCCACGACGATCGACGCCGACGCCGCTGCGCGGCGCACCTGCAGCAGGCATTCGGTCTGCTCGGCCAGCGTCAGCTCCGGCCCCGGCAGAACGAACCGGTACTGCTTGTCGGTGGATCGCTCGTTGACGGTGATGCTCTCCCGGGTGGAGCCGCCGATCTTGATGCGGTGTACGGGCAGGCCCTCGGCGACCAGCAGCTTGTCGACCATCTCGCCGGC encodes:
- a CDS encoding 1-phosphofructokinase family hexose kinase; translation: MNEPAVTGHRIVTLTMNPALDITTSTDVVHSTDKLRCAAARYDPGGGGINVAHVADVLGASATAIFPAGGPAGEMVDKLLVAEGLPVHRIKIGGSTRESITVNERSTDKQYRFVLPGPELTLAEQTECLLQVRRAAASASIVVASGSLPPGVPPDFYQQVANVCADIGAVFILDTSGGLTHVKSGVFLLKPSVRELRECVGAPLANEADQLAAARGLIEQGCAEYVLVSRGDQGALLATRHGGQRFAPVEVPAGSGVGAGDAMVAGVAVGLTRGWPLTKSIRLGIAAGAASLLTPGTAPCTREDTERLFEQSDHPVDIELVSG
- a CDS encoding universal stress protein, whose protein sequence is MPESSTAPSVVVGVDGSRGALRAALWAVDEALSRDIPLRLIAAISPHDADPDEDARLLAGAESATQHAANAVEATERPVKIEVEILRGKPTATLVEASRTAAMICVGAVGIKHFDHNRIGSTAVSLVSSAHCPVAIVRGSDRAAPPKPGWIVVDLDETPDSAAVLACGVEEARLRGASLRVLGSWQSRYTDVHDTHAVADGNRMVRAQLDRRITRWKHRYPDLDVKPVAVHGSVLNYLAKHGPDIQLVVVGARNAESIEELLGPTGSAALHNTDCSVLVADRQRLL